A portion of the Saimiri boliviensis isolate mSaiBol1 chromosome 1, mSaiBol1.pri, whole genome shotgun sequence genome contains these proteins:
- the LEAP2 gene encoding liver-expressed antimicrobial peptide 2, giving the protein MWHLKLCAVLMIFLLLLGQINGSPIPEVSSAKRRPRRMTPFWRGVSLRPIGASCRDDSECITRLCRKRRCSLSVAQE; this is encoded by the exons ATGTGGCACCTCAAACTTTGTGCTGTGCTCATGATCTTCTTGTTACTGTTGGGCCAG ATAAATGGCTCCCCAATACCAGAAGTGAGTTCAGCAAAGAGAAGGCCACGGAGAATGACCCCATTTTGGAGAGGGGTTTCCCTCAGACCTATTGGAGCCTCCTGCCGGGATGATTCTGAGTGTATCACAAGGCTATGCAG AAAAAGACGTTGTTCCTTAAGTGTGGCTCAGGAATGA